From the Gramella sp. Hel_I_59 genome, one window contains:
- the feoB gene encoding ferrous iron transport protein B — translation MGKQINVALIGNPNTGKTSVFNQLTGLNQKVGNYPGITVEKKEGICKLPRGLKAHILDLPGTYSLNASSVDENVVIELLLNKNDKDYPDVAVVVSDVENLKRNLLLFTQIKDLGIPTILAINMADRMDRKGISLDIKLLEERLKTKIALVSARKNMGIEALKELIINYRHMTVDPCVNASVIDPEYFGNLHKTFPNQSLYKLWLVITQDVNFGNINRGEISRSSDFNTKSVSDLKRLQQKETILRYQFINGVLKETMTVDKNAATDLRSRFDRILTHKVWGYVIFFGILLLIFQAIYSWSSYPMDMIDAAFASLSEWTKNTLPPGSFTSLISEGIVPGLGGIVIFIPQIAFLFLFISILEESGYMSRVVFLMDRIMRRFGLSGKSVVPLVSGTACAIPAVMATRNIENWKERLITILVVPFTTCSARLPVYLIIIALVIPNESFFGFNYQGLTLMILYLLGFGMAIFSSWLLNKILKTSTKSYFVIEMPNYKLPMAKNVAINVVEKTKSFVFGAGKIILAISVILWVLASYGPGDDFNNAEEIVTAQYENNENVEDESVEEAIASYKLKNSYIGIMGRGIEPAVAPLGYDWKIGIAIISSFAAREVFVGTLATIYSVGSDEEETIKNRMAAETNPVLGGPLFTFASGISLLLFYAFAMQCMSTLAIVKRETNTWKWPVLQLVIMTAFAYVVALIAFQVLK, via the coding sequence ATGGGAAAGCAAATTAATGTTGCTTTAATAGGAAATCCCAATACTGGAAAGACCTCTGTTTTCAATCAGCTTACCGGACTCAACCAGAAGGTTGGGAATTATCCCGGGATTACCGTTGAGAAAAAAGAAGGGATCTGCAAACTTCCACGTGGATTAAAAGCTCATATTCTTGACCTTCCAGGTACTTATAGTTTAAACGCCAGTTCTGTTGATGAAAATGTCGTCATAGAACTGCTTCTCAATAAAAACGATAAAGATTATCCAGATGTTGCCGTTGTAGTAAGTGACGTGGAAAATCTTAAGCGGAATTTGCTGTTGTTCACCCAGATCAAAGACCTTGGAATTCCCACCATTCTTGCGATTAATATGGCAGACAGGATGGATCGTAAGGGGATTAGCCTGGACATAAAATTACTGGAAGAACGCTTAAAGACCAAGATCGCGCTTGTAAGTGCCCGTAAAAATATGGGTATTGAAGCGCTAAAGGAATTGATCATCAATTATCGTCACATGACGGTAGATCCTTGTGTAAATGCATCTGTGATCGATCCTGAATACTTCGGAAACTTGCATAAGACCTTTCCAAATCAATCTTTATACAAACTCTGGCTGGTTATCACGCAGGATGTCAACTTCGGAAATATAAACCGTGGTGAGATCAGCCGAAGTTCAGATTTTAATACGAAATCTGTAAGTGACCTGAAAAGGCTTCAGCAGAAAGAAACAATTTTAAGATACCAGTTCATTAATGGTGTGCTGAAGGAGACGATGACCGTAGACAAGAATGCGGCTACAGATCTTCGTTCTCGTTTTGACCGTATTCTAACTCACAAGGTCTGGGGATATGTTATTTTCTTCGGAATCTTACTTTTAATTTTCCAGGCGATCTATAGCTGGTCAAGCTATCCAATGGATATGATCGATGCCGCATTTGCTTCGCTAAGTGAATGGACGAAAAACACGCTGCCGCCGGGCTCTTTTACCAGTTTAATTTCAGAAGGAATTGTTCCCGGGCTTGGAGGGATCGTTATATTTATTCCACAGATCGCATTTTTATTCCTATTCATTTCCATTCTAGAAGAATCGGGCTATATGAGCCGAGTGGTCTTTTTAATGGACCGCATCATGAGACGTTTTGGTCTTAGTGGGAAAAGTGTGGTGCCATTGGTTTCAGGAACAGCCTGTGCAATTCCCGCAGTAATGGCTACCAGGAATATCGAAAACTGGAAAGAAAGACTAATTACTATTTTGGTAGTTCCTTTTACTACCTGCTCTGCAAGATTACCGGTTTATCTAATCATAATCGCGTTGGTAATTCCAAATGAGAGTTTCTTTGGTTTCAACTACCAGGGATTAACCTTGATGATCCTTTATTTACTCGGATTCGGAATGGCTATTTTTTCCTCGTGGTTACTGAATAAAATACTAAAGACCAGTACAAAATCTTACTTCGTTATAGAGATGCCTAATTATAAGCTTCCTATGGCCAAGAATGTTGCGATCAATGTGGTTGAAAAGACAAAATCTTTTGTTTTTGGCGCCGGAAAGATCATTTTAGCTATTTCTGTAATTCTATGGGTGCTGGCCAGTTACGGTCCCGGAGATGATTTTAACAATGCTGAAGAGATCGTCACCGCTCAATATGAGAACAACGAGAATGTAGAGGATGAAAGTGTAGAGGAGGCAATTGCTTCTTATAAGCTGAAGAACTCCTATATAGGTATAATGGGACGCGGAATAGAACCTGCCGTTGCTCCATTAGGTTACGACTGGAAAATTGGGATCGCGATCATAAGTTCCTTTGCTGCAAGAGAGGTCTTCGTTGGAACCCTTGCAACTATCTATAGTGTTGGAAGTGACGAAGAGGAAACCATCAAAAACCGAATGGCAGCAGAAACCAACCCTGTGTTGGGCGGACCATTATTTACATTTGCCAGTGGTATAAGCTTATTGCTTTTTTATGCCTTTGCGATGCAATGTATGAGTACGCTGGCCATAGTCAAACGAGAAACAAATACCTGGAAATGGCCTGTTTTACAATTGGTAATCATGACTGCTTTTGCTTATGTAGTCGCACTTATCGCGTTCCAGGTACTGAAATAA
- a CDS encoding FeoA family protein encodes MKVTVANLRRGQRGIIKEFSADMVPLKLLEMGCLPGNEVELVQTAPFHDPMYLNINGSHLAIRKETALLIEIELIG; translated from the coding sequence ATGAAGGTGACGGTTGCAAATCTTAGGCGAGGCCAACGCGGAATCATTAAAGAGTTTTCTGCAGATATGGTCCCCCTGAAATTGCTCGAAATGGGTTGCCTTCCCGGAAACGAAGTAGAACTTGTTCAAACTGCGCCATTCCATGATCCCATGTATTTAAACATAAATGGGAGTCATCTGGCCATAAGAAAAGAAACCGCTTTGCTTATAGAAATCGAATTAATAGGCTAA
- a CDS encoding SCO family protein, protein MLKFFARYKPFAIVLAVLSVIIMYFIYTLLKPEERLPVFQPDMVNAELVDTTVQFVRKYHKIADFKLINQNGDTITEDFYEDKIYVADFFFTTCLTICPIMTDHMIEIQEKIKDDEDILLLSHTVFPVTDSVPVLKEYALEKGVMDEKWNLVTGDKKQIYDLARKSYLATKSTGDGGKYDMIHTENFVLVDKKKQIRGFYDGTQPEAIEDLMHDIEILKKEDR, encoded by the coding sequence ATGCTGAAGTTCTTTGCCCGCTATAAACCGTTCGCCATTGTACTGGCTGTTCTCTCGGTCATCATCATGTATTTTATTTATACATTACTGAAACCTGAGGAGCGCTTGCCCGTTTTTCAACCAGATATGGTAAATGCTGAACTGGTGGATACCACCGTTCAGTTTGTTAGAAAATATCATAAGATCGCAGATTTTAAACTCATTAATCAAAATGGGGATACTATTACAGAAGATTTTTATGAGGATAAGATCTATGTAGCCGACTTCTTTTTTACCACCTGCCTTACCATTTGCCCGATCATGACAGATCATATGATCGAGATTCAGGAAAAGATCAAAGATGATGAGGACATCTTACTTCTCTCCCATACTGTGTTTCCTGTAACCGACAGTGTTCCCGTCTTAAAAGAATATGCGCTGGAAAAAGGGGTGATGGACGAAAAATGGAACCTGGTAACTGGAGATAAAAAGCAGATCTATGATCTGGCTCGTAAATCTTACCTGGCTACAAAATCTACCGGCGATGGTGGTAAATACGATATGATTCATACCGAAAATTTCGTGCTGGTAGATAAAAAGAAACAAATTAGAGGTTTTTACGACGGCACCCAGCCGGAAGCCATAGAAGATCTCATGCACGATATTGAAATACTGAAGAAAGAGGATCGCTAA
- the rseP gene encoding RIP metalloprotease RseP yields the protein MDPFLVKAIQLILSLSLLIVLHELGHFIPAKLFKTRVEKFYLFFDVKFSLLKKKIGETTYGIGWLPLGGYVKIAGMIDESMDKEQMSKPPQPWEFRSKPAWQRLIIMLGGVTVNLVLGFLIYMMIMFVWGSAYVGPDEMPDGFAVIDDFKEYGFEDGDRILEVNGNEFQNSLDINKHLFMRDVQNITVLHQNGSEETIEVPEEIGTQMFEKGVMQPFVPIQSAVLDTVIAEHAASKAGLKKGDSIISLNDVEIGYWHEIAPASFENKEKTIEVVFERKGEIMSTEITPDEDGYLGVGPASEIEIKRNKYGLSESISKGFDYGYWTLRDYVYQFKYVFTKKGATQLGGFGAIGGLFPDTWNWFGFWNTTALLSIILAFMNILPIPALDGGHVMFLLYEMVTGRKPNDKFMEIAQMAGFFLLIALVLYANGNDIYRWLFE from the coding sequence ATGGATCCATTTCTAGTAAAAGCCATACAATTAATATTAAGCCTTTCCTTACTTATTGTTCTCCACGAATTAGGTCATTTTATTCCGGCCAAATTATTTAAGACCAGAGTTGAAAAGTTCTACCTGTTCTTTGATGTGAAATTTTCATTACTTAAGAAAAAGATTGGTGAAACCACTTATGGAATTGGTTGGTTACCGCTTGGAGGTTATGTGAAGATCGCGGGGATGATCGATGAGAGTATGGACAAGGAACAAATGTCCAAACCGCCACAACCCTGGGAATTTAGGAGTAAGCCGGCATGGCAGCGATTAATCATCATGCTGGGTGGTGTAACTGTAAATCTAGTGCTTGGATTTCTTATTTATATGATGATCATGTTCGTTTGGGGATCTGCTTACGTAGGGCCAGATGAAATGCCAGATGGATTTGCAGTGATCGATGATTTTAAGGAATATGGTTTCGAGGATGGAGACAGGATACTGGAGGTAAATGGAAATGAGTTCCAGAATAGCCTTGATATCAACAAGCATCTTTTTATGAGAGATGTTCAGAATATTACAGTACTTCATCAGAATGGTTCAGAAGAAACTATTGAGGTTCCAGAAGAAATAGGGACACAGATGTTTGAAAAAGGGGTAATGCAGCCATTTGTTCCAATTCAGTCTGCAGTACTTGATACGGTAATTGCAGAGCATGCAGCATCAAAGGCAGGTCTTAAAAAAGGAGATAGTATTATTAGCCTGAATGATGTTGAAATTGGTTACTGGCACGAAATTGCTCCGGCTTCCTTTGAAAACAAGGAAAAGACTATTGAAGTTGTTTTTGAGCGCAAAGGGGAGATCATGAGTACAGAGATCACTCCAGATGAGGATGGATACCTTGGAGTTGGACCGGCATCAGAGATTGAGATCAAACGCAATAAATACGGTCTTAGCGAAAGCATAAGCAAAGGATTTGATTACGGTTACTGGACATTAAGAGATTATGTGTACCAGTTCAAATATGTATTTACTAAAAAAGGAGCTACGCAACTTGGAGGTTTCGGAGCCATTGGAGGCTTGTTCCCTGATACCTGGAACTGGTTCGGGTTCTGGAATACCACAGCCTTACTTTCAATTATCCTGGCATTTATGAACATCCTGCCAATTCCGGCACTTGATGGAGGACATGTGATGTTCCTGCTCTATGAAATGGTTACGGGTAGAAAGCCAAATGATAAGTTTATGGAGATCGCCCAGATGGCTGGTTTCTTCTTGTTAATCGCGCTAGTGCTTTATGCAAATGGAAATGATATCTACCGCTGGTTATTTGAATAA